The following are encoded together in the Lathyrus oleraceus cultivar Zhongwan6 chromosome 3, CAAS_Psat_ZW6_1.0, whole genome shotgun sequence genome:
- the LOC127131093 gene encoding serine/threonine-protein phosphatase BSL3 gives MQQQQHAAMELSRKHKTRTEAISAALAVAKARQENGEVELPDRNRGAEVTPSVKHASSLIKLDSAGSNNNVSGGVRLHHRAVVVAAETGEALGCMVRQLSIDQFESEGRRVSYGAPENAPAKLKQQ, from the exons ATGCAGCAACAACAACATGCAGCCATGGAGTTATCAAGGAAGCACAAAACAAGAA CCGAAGCTATTAGTGCTGCACTGGCTGTTGCCAAGGCACGGCAAGAAAATGGAGAAGTGGAATTACCTGACAGAAACCGTGGGGCTGAGGTTACCCCAAGTGTCAAACACGCATCTTCCCTGATTAAGCTTGATTCTGCAGGGTCAAATAACAATGTTTCTGGTGGAGTTCGGCTGCATCATAGAGCTGTAGTTGTTGCTGCAGAGACTGGTGAAGCATTAGGTTGCATGGTTAGACAGCTTTCGATTGATCAATTTGAAAGTGAAGGCAGACGGGTCAGTTATGGCGCTCCAGAAAATGCACCTGCAAAGTTAAAACAACAATAA